A single region of the Saprospiraceae bacterium genome encodes:
- a CDS encoding DUF5916 domain-containing protein yields MRQLDLSTMVMPYCFFMLIFLSNMLVAQKTRYELQVPQIGETIALDGLLNEKAWQVKSVANNFYRNFPDDKGLAKAQTEVRMVFNDKYLYIGAILYNESGFQNYTITSLKRDFQLQGNDALLILLDTYNDQTNAFGFMVNPFGVQSEFLGSRGGADFDYSWDDKWMSKVIKEKEKWTVEIAIPFSTLRFDPNKTEWKVVLGRNNIDANERSSWVPIARNFQLFEDFGKAGKMIWEAAPRLRKQRVDWTPSVTTGGSQAFDERQNIDLTFRPSLDAKIGLNSALNLDLTLNPDFSQVEVDEQQANISRFEPFFPEKRQFFIENGDLFSSYGFPDSRPFFSRRIGLVYNERTGLFDAIPIIGGAKLSGKPNEHWRIGVLSVQTARLKDFYQNADGESSDLPSYNYTSISSQHQLFERSNLSGLIVNKQSLESNNDFNRTWALQANLASSNNKWTSKIFASQTFSAQEEINNGMYGGNLLYNTRNWWVLSALRRIEDGYNAETGFIPRKGTWTFFTFPNYIIYPKSEKRLINNILFTISPFFELDTDFKVLDRSFQQFIEVNFDNTAQFGVEAKQWYTRLQDGFDPSSSGGLNLQEGDAFYYNSYAISFISNRRKLFSFSSKLDYGTYFNGQKWSFNGDFQYRIQPYGSVSLQFDSHFIDLPLPYSSNEVFLVGPRLDWAFSKNLFFSFLVQYNNLIDNVNVNARLQWRFRPVSDIFLVYTDNYNTNSWQVRNRALMLKIKYLL; encoded by the coding sequence ATGCGACAATTGGATCTATCGACGATGGTTATGCCGTACTGTTTTTTTATGTTAATCTTCTTGTCTAATATGCTTGTGGCTCAAAAGACAAGGTATGAACTGCAAGTACCTCAGATAGGGGAGACCATAGCATTGGATGGTCTACTAAATGAAAAGGCATGGCAAGTCAAAAGTGTTGCCAATAACTTTTATCGAAATTTTCCTGATGATAAAGGTTTGGCCAAAGCACAGACGGAAGTTCGCATGGTCTTCAACGATAAATACCTCTATATCGGAGCAATCCTTTACAATGAATCGGGGTTTCAAAACTATACGATCACTTCCTTGAAAAGAGATTTTCAACTACAAGGAAATGACGCATTGCTCATTTTGTTGGATACTTATAATGATCAGACCAATGCTTTTGGTTTTATGGTTAATCCCTTCGGCGTTCAAAGTGAATTTTTAGGATCTAGAGGAGGGGCTGATTTTGATTATTCCTGGGACGATAAGTGGATGAGCAAGGTCATCAAAGAAAAAGAAAAATGGACCGTAGAAATAGCAATCCCTTTTTCTACACTTCGTTTTGATCCTAATAAGACGGAGTGGAAAGTCGTTTTAGGAAGGAATAATATTGATGCCAATGAGCGTTCATCCTGGGTGCCGATAGCACGCAATTTTCAGTTGTTTGAAGATTTTGGGAAAGCAGGAAAAATGATATGGGAAGCCGCGCCCAGGTTAAGAAAACAACGGGTCGACTGGACGCCGAGCGTGACGACAGGTGGTTCTCAAGCCTTTGATGAGCGTCAAAATATTGATCTGACCTTCCGCCCAAGCTTGGATGCTAAAATCGGCCTAAACTCCGCTTTGAATTTGGATTTAACCCTAAATCCAGATTTCTCACAAGTAGAAGTAGATGAGCAACAGGCTAATATTTCTCGATTTGAGCCTTTTTTTCCGGAGAAGCGACAGTTTTTTATTGAAAATGGGGACTTATTTAGTAGTTATGGCTTTCCGGATAGCCGTCCCTTTTTTAGTCGAAGAATTGGCCTAGTATATAATGAACGAACTGGCCTTTTTGACGCTATCCCTATTATTGGTGGCGCAAAACTAAGTGGAAAACCCAATGAACACTGGCGAATAGGTGTACTGAGCGTGCAAACTGCCCGGCTAAAAGATTTTTATCAAAATGCTGATGGGGAAAGTTCGGATTTGCCTAGCTATAATTACACTTCTATTTCTTCTCAACATCAACTATTTGAACGTTCCAATTTATCAGGCTTAATCGTTAATAAACAAAGTCTGGAATCTAATAATGACTTTAATCGAACATGGGCATTGCAAGCCAATTTAGCAAGTAGTAACAATAAATGGACTTCCAAAATCTTCGCTTCGCAAACCTTTTCTGCACAGGAAGAAATAAATAATGGGATGTATGGCGGAAACCTATTGTATAATACGCGCAATTGGTGGGTCTTATCTGCCTTGCGACGGATAGAGGATGGCTATAATGCCGAGACGGGCTTTATTCCCCGAAAGGGAACCTGGACTTTTTTTACATTTCCCAATTATATTATTTATCCCAAGTCAGAGAAGCGTCTTATCAACAATATCTTATTTACGATAAGCCCCTTCTTCGAATTGGATACAGATTTTAAGGTATTAGATCGAAGTTTTCAGCAATTCATAGAGGTGAATTTTGACAACACAGCTCAGTTCGGGGTAGAAGCAAAACAATGGTATACTCGTTTGCAAGATGGTTTTGACCCATCCAGTAGTGGCGGACTGAACTTGCAGGAAGGAGATGCCTTTTATTACAATAGTTATGCCATCAGTTTCATTAGCAACCGACGCAAACTTTTTTCTTTTTCAAGCAAATTAGATTATGGAACCTATTTCAATGGTCAGAAGTGGAGCTTCAATGGTGATTTTCAATATCGAATCCAACCTTATGGAAGCGTATCACTCCAGTTCGACAGTCATTTTATTGACCTTCCACTACCCTATAGTAGCAATGAGGTGTTTTTAGTCGGCCCAAGGCTGGATTGGGCCTTTTCAAAAAATCTGTTTTTTTCCTTCCTTGTGCAGTACAACAATCTAATAGATAATGTGAATGTCAACGCTAGACTCCAATGGCGGTTCCGGCCTGTTTCAGATATCTTTCTTGTGTATACGGATAACTATAATACCAATAGTTGGCAGGTAAGGAATAGGGCTTTGATGTTAAAAATAAAATACCTCCTCTGA
- a CDS encoding 4'-phosphopantetheinyl transferase superfamily protein, with the protein MIMPLILHEHLQPTGELGLWRIEESEEWYRDNLLLSPMELRQLGHFKGRRRKEWLAVRQLVHQMSGREERGAFIKDEFGKPHLAHSPYQISISHSEQLAAAIAAPVSVGIDIQKTVTKITRIAHKFLREEERASIAEHNLIPHMHLYWGAKEALYKAYGRRALDFKEHIFVNAFSMESDTGKMQGRIQKDDFCANYEIYYRHVGPYVLVYALEAVFLDQQL; encoded by the coding sequence ATGATTATGCCCCTAATTTTACATGAACATCTTCAACCTACTGGTGAATTGGGCCTCTGGCGTATTGAAGAGTCGGAGGAGTGGTACCGCGATAATTTGCTCCTAAGCCCTATGGAGCTTCGGCAATTGGGTCATTTCAAGGGCAGGCGGCGCAAGGAATGGCTAGCCGTGCGGCAATTGGTCCATCAAATGTCGGGACGGGAAGAAAGGGGCGCTTTCATAAAGGACGAATTCGGCAAGCCACATTTAGCACATTCCCCTTATCAGATTTCCATTAGCCATTCGGAGCAGTTGGCCGCAGCCATTGCTGCCCCGGTAAGCGTAGGCATCGATATTCAAAAAACAGTCACTAAAATCACGCGAATTGCCCATAAATTTTTGCGTGAAGAAGAACGGGCCAGTATCGCCGAGCACAACCTAATTCCTCATATGCACCTTTATTGGGGAGCGAAGGAGGCCTTGTACAAGGCTTATGGGCGAAGGGCACTCGATTTTAAGGAACACATCTTTGTCAACGCCTTCTCGATGGAATCGGACACAGGGAAGATGCAGGGGCGTATTCAAAAAGACGATTTCTGCGCCAATTATGAGATATATTACCGACATGTTGGGCCTTATGTATTAGTCTATGCCCTTGAAGCAGTCTTTTTAGACCAGCAGCTCTAA
- a CDS encoding tetratricopeptide repeat protein: protein MADKHRQLAAIVFTDIVGYSAMMQQDELRASEVRERHRLVFDQLTAQYGGKILQYYGDGTLSIFQSAVAAVECSVEMQKAFRETPTVPLRVGIHTGDITFSKEEVYGDGLNIASRIESACIPGGIFISEKVYDDIKNHASLSALNVGTFEFKNIKQEITLFAINSDGLPVPIDEQLSYLSQSRAKLVTVKSAIGAARHTPRSLALKFREGALWMLTILALLLIGMNFLNQKEPALAYAGPLDGQISIAVLPFSNFSGNKEDEYFSDGITEDILTLLSSIKDIRVISRTSVMQYKNTNKSIREIAAELNTSHILEGSVRRADNKVRVVAQLIDAVSDAHLWAQTYDREITELFEIQSNVAQDIALALEKELSPQEWAHINKKPTANLTAYEHYLKGREYYTQYNKESNDMAIQHFKEALNHDDKFALAYAGLGDAISQKANYEQKPVLLDSAAMISQKAIVLDKNCSEAYKSLGLAYHYKGDDEKALVAYQRAVEENPNNDMAISNIALIHSDRGELVEGLKWAKKAFGLNPKQPMALKRLSELTTAIGMEEESEELLKEGIANNPEYIGFYQDLSNLYLRQNKLEEAEKVVEKIMLLQPEGVEGPLAMANVHFMEQDFEKAHSYFKKAQKQEGTKFKGKKDWELELGLALTELKMHPGPEKKKALQEMVFEWKQEMGEHPHPRKLFLLSVLQASLGEDDDALKTLQDAFDHNFMDVSMIVNNPAFDKLKHEEQFHQLSEKIRQKVEDMKKEVQAIQ from the coding sequence ATGGCTGACAAACATCGTCAATTAGCCGCTATTGTTTTTACAGATATTGTAGGGTATTCTGCCATGATGCAGCAGGATGAGTTGCGTGCCAGTGAGGTACGGGAGCGACATCGTCTGGTATTTGACCAACTTACTGCACAGTATGGGGGAAAAATCTTACAATATTATGGCGATGGTACGCTCAGTATCTTCCAGTCGGCAGTAGCTGCGGTGGAATGCTCCGTAGAGATGCAGAAAGCTTTTCGAGAAACACCTACTGTTCCTCTTCGGGTTGGAATCCACACCGGAGATATCACTTTTAGTAAGGAAGAAGTTTATGGCGATGGATTAAATATTGCCTCTCGCATTGAATCAGCCTGTATTCCTGGCGGGATATTTATCTCAGAGAAAGTATATGATGACATCAAGAATCATGCTTCCTTAAGCGCGCTCAACGTAGGCACTTTTGAGTTCAAAAACATCAAGCAAGAAATAACCCTATTTGCGATTAATTCGGATGGATTGCCCGTACCCATAGATGAACAATTGTCCTATTTGAGTCAGAGCAGGGCCAAGTTAGTGACTGTTAAATCGGCGATTGGGGCAGCCAGGCATACGCCTCGATCACTTGCTTTGAAATTTCGAGAGGGTGCGCTTTGGATGTTGACCATCTTGGCGCTTCTATTGATTGGGATGAATTTTCTAAACCAAAAGGAGCCAGCGCTTGCTTACGCAGGACCATTAGACGGCCAAATTTCAATTGCTGTTTTGCCTTTTTCGAATTTTAGTGGAAATAAAGAAGATGAATACTTTAGCGACGGAATTACCGAAGATATCCTTACCCTACTTTCGAGTATCAAGGATATCCGGGTGATTTCCAGGACCTCCGTCATGCAATATAAAAATACCAATAAGAGTATTCGTGAGATTGCTGCAGAGTTAAATACTTCTCACATTTTGGAAGGTAGTGTAAGAAGGGCGGATAATAAGGTTCGGGTCGTAGCGCAATTAATCGATGCGGTGAGTGACGCCCACCTCTGGGCACAAACTTATGATCGGGAAATAACCGAGTTGTTTGAGATTCAAAGCAATGTGGCTCAAGATATTGCCCTGGCCTTGGAAAAAGAGTTGAGCCCGCAAGAATGGGCCCATATCAATAAAAAACCAACGGCCAATCTAACGGCTTATGAGCATTACCTGAAGGGGCGAGAATACTATACGCAATACAACAAGGAAAGCAATGATATGGCCATTCAGCACTTCAAAGAAGCGCTCAATCACGATGACAAATTTGCGCTGGCCTATGCTGGCCTCGGAGATGCCATTAGCCAGAAAGCCAATTATGAACAAAAGCCTGTTTTACTGGATTCGGCCGCTATGATTAGCCAAAAAGCTATCGTATTAGATAAAAATTGTTCGGAAGCCTACAAATCGCTCGGCTTAGCCTACCATTATAAAGGGGACGATGAAAAAGCGCTTGTTGCTTATCAAAGAGCAGTTGAAGAAAACCCCAACAATGACATGGCTATCTCCAATATTGCGCTAATTCATAGTGATCGGGGAGAATTGGTCGAAGGCCTCAAGTGGGCTAAAAAAGCTTTTGGGCTCAATCCCAAACAGCCGATGGCACTTAAGCGCCTTTCGGAGTTGACCACGGCGATAGGGATGGAGGAAGAATCAGAGGAACTACTCAAGGAAGGAATTGCCAATAACCCAGAATACATTGGCTTTTATCAAGACCTGTCTAATTTATACCTCCGACAAAATAAATTGGAGGAAGCAGAAAAAGTCGTTGAAAAGATAATGCTGCTTCAGCCCGAGGGCGTAGAGGGCCCACTCGCCATGGCCAATGTCCATTTCATGGAGCAAGATTTTGAGAAAGCGCACAGCTATTTTAAAAAAGCCCAAAAACAAGAGGGGACAAAATTTAAAGGCAAAAAAGATTGGGAGCTTGAACTTGGCTTAGCTTTAACAGAATTAAAAATGCACCCTGGGCCCGAAAAAAAGAAGGCGCTTCAAGAAATGGTTTTTGAATGGAAACAGGAAATGGGGGAACACCCTCATCCCCGAAAACTCTTTTTATTAAGTGTGTTGCAAGCCTCTCTCGGCGAAGATGATGACGCCTTGAAAACCCTCCAGGATGCCTTCGATCACAATTTTATGGATGTTAGCATGATCGTGAATAATCCCGCTTTTGACAAACTGAAACACGAAGAACAATTCCACCAGCTTTCAGAAAAAATACGCCAAAAAGTGGAAGACATGAAGAAAGAAGTGCAGGCTATTCAGTAG
- a CDS encoding amidase family protein, producing MKNGLIFLLLCFVFACKPTQKTLIAPWVPYDETEELAKNADHPSQRMQYKLIQSRILDKNDIWKNVAGQIAYFSEEDYQRLKPFILEQDIPTLQAHIRAGDLSYETLTQWYLYRIVKYENDRNTALHAIIAINPEAVKEARMRDKNKSANDHPIYGMPILLKDNVNFEGLPTTAGTHVLQNNKTSDAFIVERIKEKGGIILGKTNLSEWANFLCLGCPNGYSAMGGQTLNPYGRKIFDTGGSSSGSGATIAANYAAAAVGTETSGSILSPSSANSLVGLKPTVGLLSRRGIVPISSTLDTPGPMTRNVIDNAILLSAMSGEDSADVATKDNPKDKKYWEAVNTGSLKGLRFGVNKQFLSDSMYVLNIEKIKAQGGIAIEFEPEQVAFEGFGKLLSLDMKTDLANYLKDYAAKEITLRSVSEIVAYNKADTLTRIPYGQARFEGILSEDMSPEDFAQLKTSLHEAGVSYFEKPMVAHQLDAILSINNRGAGFAAAAKYPCLTVPMGYQKTGQPMGMTFIGRPFEEDKLLKMGYAFEQATKCRALPEGYY from the coding sequence ATGAAAAACGGACTGATCTTCCTCCTCTTATGCTTTGTATTTGCTTGCAAACCAACACAAAAGACCCTGATCGCACCTTGGGTTCCCTACGACGAAACCGAAGAACTGGCTAAAAACGCCGATCACCCCTCCCAAAGAATGCAGTACAAACTCATCCAGTCCAGAATCCTGGATAAAAATGATATTTGGAAGAATGTAGCCGGTCAAATCGCCTATTTCTCTGAGGAAGATTACCAACGACTAAAACCATTCATCCTGGAACAGGATATCCCCACCCTCCAGGCACATATCCGGGCTGGCGACTTGTCCTACGAAACGCTCACACAATGGTATTTGTATCGGATTGTCAAGTATGAAAATGACAGGAATACCGCTCTTCATGCCATCATTGCTATCAATCCGGAGGCTGTCAAGGAAGCCAGGATGAGAGATAAAAACAAATCAGCCAATGACCATCCCATTTATGGCATGCCTATCCTTTTGAAAGACAATGTTAATTTTGAAGGACTACCGACCACGGCGGGGACGCATGTGCTACAAAACAACAAGACCTCAGATGCCTTTATTGTAGAAAGAATCAAAGAAAAAGGAGGCATCATCCTTGGGAAGACGAACCTCAGTGAATGGGCCAATTTTCTTTGTCTGGGTTGCCCCAATGGTTATAGTGCAATGGGTGGTCAAACCCTAAACCCGTATGGTCGGAAAATATTTGACACAGGTGGGTCCAGTTCCGGAAGCGGTGCAACCATTGCCGCCAATTATGCGGCAGCGGCCGTAGGAACAGAGACCTCAGGATCCATCCTTTCGCCATCGAGCGCAAATTCTCTGGTCGGACTTAAGCCTACGGTCGGCCTATTGAGCCGAAGAGGCATAGTCCCTATCTCAAGCACCTTGGACACCCCCGGCCCAATGACTCGAAATGTGATCGACAATGCCATCCTGCTCTCAGCCATGAGCGGTGAGGACAGCGCCGACGTGGCAACAAAAGACAACCCAAAGGATAAAAAATATTGGGAAGCAGTAAATACCGGTAGCCTGAAAGGACTGCGATTTGGTGTCAATAAGCAGTTTTTAAGCGATTCGATGTATGTACTGAATATAGAAAAGATAAAAGCACAGGGTGGAATCGCCATTGAATTTGAACCCGAACAGGTGGCTTTCGAAGGTTTCGGCAAGCTACTCAGTCTTGACATGAAAACTGATCTGGCAAATTATCTAAAGGACTATGCAGCTAAAGAAATCACACTCCGTTCCGTCTCCGAAATCGTAGCCTATAATAAAGCGGATACCTTGACAAGAATTCCATATGGGCAAGCTCGTTTTGAGGGAATCCTGTCAGAAGATATGAGTCCCGAAGACTTTGCCCAGTTGAAAACAAGTTTGCATGAAGCTGGCGTAAGCTATTTTGAAAAACCGATGGTGGCTCACCAATTGGACGCGATTTTATCCATTAACAACCGTGGTGCCGGCTTTGCAGCAGCGGCAAAATACCCCTGCCTTACGGTGCCTATGGGCTACCAGAAAACAGGACAGCCTATGGGAATGACTTTTATAGGCAGGCCGTTCGAGGAGGATAAACTTTTGAAAATGGGATATGCGTTTGAGCAAGCAACGAAGTGTAGGGCATTGCCTGAAGGATACTACTGA
- a CDS encoding DUF1553 domain-containing protein, which produces MIRYLGLGCLGLLCALLACHDTVVSNELGDNRQLPDQVDYNFHIRPIFSDRCFACHGFDEKARKAELRLDDPEFAYKLLDNGRQVIFPGKIKESEVWHRIHSEDAEVMMPPPESNLALTEYEKALITKWIRQGAEYKKHWAFIPPQKQELAKVKEAEWAANEIDYFVLQGLEGTGLSHAEPESKGKLLRRLSFDLTGLPPSAADLADFLADDSPNAYEKQVDRLLASTAYGERMASTWLEAARYADSHGYQDDRPRTIWPWRDWVINAFNQNLSYKDFITWQLAGDLLPNATYEQKLATAFNRNHGITQEGGVVNEEYITEYVADRTNTVATAFMGLTMQCARCHDHKYDPISQKDYYEMFAFFNGIDEKGQINYFDQAPAPNMPVEDAKLEATIAWLDSLRSVKEAELLALEAKPSDAFSGWLKETYPTIDKSAQLDVGLLAHFKLDVFENLETPNEVKDGLLGKVNVKIINELVVPTMGEGKMGRAMQFDGKNYLSLGDVGDFEESNRFSFGAWVKPMVKPEKLVGLLGRRNGEQRRGGYELVMNPKGQLLGSLVHNQGAEKIVVQTKKAIPLKAWTHVFMTYNGSGKAAGIQLYINGERQALDVLSDELNRQSILNGNDFLVGNWTPRRANSGQYEGFSEGFIDEVRIYNRTLSAPEVSTLVGFEARYDYPLVLSDARKHQEVYQFYLQSFAPEYQSQKAILDSLRAIYLEVPNVMIMEEMETPRPTFVLNRGAYDAPGEQVQANTPARILPFPDEYPRNRLGLAQWLTHPDHPLTARIAINRFWQLFFGQGLVKTPEDFGNQGDLPSHPALLDWLAVTFMEENWDVKTMLKRIALSATYQQAARITKEKQRIDPSNVLLSRGPYQRLSAEMLRDQALAASGLLNDKVGGKWVKPYQPPGIWKELANQIGENKYRPSKGKDLYRRSLYSYWKRTIPPPVMLTFDASERAVCVLKRQSTSTPLQALILLNDPQFIEASRAMAQSVMQAQEGEAADWIKEVFLRLTSRHPQPAELDNLMELFAAERDHYEQQPDAATALLSVGSAPQATRISVPDVAALTVVTNVIVNLDEAKMKS; this is translated from the coding sequence ATGATCCGATACCTTGGCTTGGGCTGCCTGGGTCTACTGTGTGCCCTTCTTGCGTGCCATGATACAGTGGTTTCGAATGAGTTGGGCGATAACCGACAACTCCCCGATCAGGTAGACTATAATTTTCACATCCGTCCGATCTTCTCCGATCGCTGTTTTGCTTGTCACGGCTTTGATGAGAAGGCGCGCAAGGCCGAACTCCGTCTGGATGATCCTGAATTCGCCTATAAATTACTGGACAATGGACGCCAGGTTATTTTTCCTGGTAAAATCAAAGAAAGTGAGGTGTGGCATCGGATTCATAGTGAAGATGCGGAAGTGATGATGCCACCACCTGAGAGCAACCTGGCACTGACGGAATACGAAAAAGCATTGATCACCAAATGGATCAGGCAGGGGGCGGAGTACAAAAAGCACTGGGCCTTTATCCCGCCCCAAAAACAGGAACTGGCAAAGGTTAAAGAGGCGGAATGGGCCGCCAATGAGATCGATTATTTTGTCCTCCAGGGCCTTGAAGGTACTGGCCTTTCACACGCCGAGCCCGAAAGTAAAGGGAAGCTGTTGCGCCGCCTGAGTTTTGACCTCACCGGCTTGCCTCCCAGTGCTGCAGATTTAGCTGACTTTCTTGCCGACGATTCGCCTAATGCCTATGAAAAACAAGTAGATCGCCTACTGGCCTCTACTGCCTATGGCGAACGCATGGCCAGCACTTGGTTGGAGGCGGCCCGTTATGCCGATTCGCATGGTTACCAGGATGATCGCCCTCGCACCATCTGGCCCTGGCGCGACTGGGTGATTAACGCGTTTAACCAAAATCTTTCTTATAAAGACTTCATCACCTGGCAACTCGCAGGGGACTTATTGCCCAATGCAACCTACGAACAAAAGTTAGCGACGGCCTTTAATCGCAACCACGGGATTACCCAGGAGGGAGGCGTAGTCAATGAAGAATACATAACGGAATATGTGGCCGACCGCACCAATACGGTGGCAACGGCTTTTATGGGACTGACCATGCAGTGTGCCCGTTGCCATGACCATAAATATGACCCCATTTCTCAAAAGGATTATTACGAAATGTTTGCCTTTTTTAATGGAATAGATGAAAAGGGGCAAATCAATTATTTTGACCAGGCTCCGGCGCCTAATATGCCCGTAGAGGATGCCAAATTGGAAGCGACCATTGCCTGGCTGGACTCCCTTCGATCCGTCAAAGAAGCGGAACTGCTAGCGCTGGAAGCCAAACCTTCCGACGCTTTTTCAGGATGGCTGAAAGAAACCTATCCCACGATTGATAAGTCTGCACAACTGGATGTCGGCTTGCTGGCGCATTTTAAACTGGATGTTTTTGAAAACCTGGAAACGCCAAATGAAGTAAAGGATGGCTTGTTGGGTAAAGTGAATGTGAAGATTATCAATGAGTTGGTTGTGCCAACTATGGGAGAGGGAAAAATGGGCCGAGCTATGCAGTTTGACGGCAAAAACTACCTCAGCTTGGGCGACGTCGGTGATTTTGAGGAATCTAATCGTTTTTCCTTTGGCGCTTGGGTAAAACCAATGGTGAAACCAGAGAAACTAGTTGGCTTGTTGGGCCGCCGAAATGGAGAACAGCGAAGAGGGGGCTACGAATTGGTGATGAACCCCAAAGGGCAATTGCTTGGTTCATTGGTACACAACCAGGGGGCGGAAAAAATAGTCGTGCAAACGAAAAAAGCCATTCCACTCAAAGCATGGACCCACGTTTTTATGACTTATAATGGCAGCGGAAAAGCAGCTGGCATCCAATTGTATATCAATGGAGAAAGACAAGCACTGGACGTTTTATCTGACGAACTCAATCGGCAAAGCATCCTCAACGGCAATGATTTTCTGGTGGGGAACTGGACACCCCGGCGCGCCAACAGCGGCCAATACGAGGGATTTTCCGAAGGCTTCATCGATGAAGTCCGCATTTACAATAGGACCCTCAGCGCACCAGAGGTCAGTACCTTAGTGGGCTTCGAGGCTCGGTACGATTACCCATTGGTCCTATCAGATGCCCGAAAACACCAGGAGGTTTACCAATTCTACCTCCAATCTTTCGCGCCTGAATACCAATCTCAAAAAGCGATATTGGACAGCTTGCGTGCCATCTACCTGGAGGTGCCCAATGTGATGATCATGGAGGAAATGGAAACCCCTCGACCGACTTTTGTTCTCAACCGAGGCGCCTATGATGCGCCAGGAGAGCAAGTGCAAGCCAATACGCCAGCCCGCATCCTGCCCTTCCCCGACGAATACCCCCGTAACCGACTGGGATTGGCGCAATGGCTCACCCATCCGGATCATCCGCTAACGGCCCGCATCGCGATCAATCGCTTTTGGCAGCTGTTTTTTGGACAGGGCCTGGTGAAAACGCCCGAAGATTTTGGCAACCAGGGAGACCTCCCGTCTCATCCGGCTTTGCTCGATTGGCTAGCTGTTACGTTTATGGAGGAAAATTGGGATGTGAAAACCATGCTCAAACGAATTGCCTTATCAGCGACCTATCAACAGGCGGCGCGCATCACCAAAGAAAAACAGCGGATTGACCCCAGCAATGTGCTGCTGTCTCGTGGCCCCTACCAGCGGCTCAGTGCAGAGATGTTGCGGGACCAGGCCCTTGCGGCCAGCGGATTACTGAATGATAAAGTAGGCGGGAAATGGGTGAAACCCTACCAGCCGCCAGGCATCTGGAAAGAACTGGCTAATCAAATCGGGGAAAACAAATATCGGCCCAGTAAAGGCAAAGACCTCTATCGGCGTAGTTTGTATTCCTATTGGAAAAGGACGATTCCTCCGCCCGTCATGCTGACCTTTGATGCTTCGGAACGGGCGGTTTGTGTGCTCAAACGGCAAAGTACCAGTACGCCGCTTCAGGCACTGATTTTACTCAATGATCCTCAGTTCATCGAGGCGTCGAGGGCGATGGCCCAATCGGTCATGCAGGCCCAAGAGGGCGAGGCAGCAGATTGGATCAAGGAGGTTTTCCTCCGATTGACCTCCCGCCACCCCCAACCCGCAGAGTTGGACAACCTGATGGAACTCTTTGCCGCCGAACGGGACCATTACGAGCAACAGCCGGACGCCGCCACCGCGCTCCTATCGGTAGGGAGTGCGCCACAAGCCACGCGTATATCGGTGCCGGATGTAGCGGCACTAACGGTGGTCACCAATGTTATTGTAAACCTGGATGAAGCAAAAATGAAATCATAA